GCGATCGCCGGTCCGAGCTTGTGGGCCACCAGGTTGAGCGCGTCGTTGTAGGGCGTGATCGCGAGGATCACTCCCAGCGGCTCCCTGGTGTACCACCCACGTCGATTCGCCGATCCCTCGTAGGCGTCGAACGGGATGACTTCGCCGTCGAACGCACGGGCCGTCTCGGCCGACAGTGAGATCGTGGTCAGTGCACGCCGCACCTCCTTGCGTGCCTGAGTGATGGTCTTGCCGGCTTCGCGCACGATGAGCGTCGCGGCTTCTTCCGCGCGACCTTCGAGGATTCGGGCGGCGCGGTCCAGGATGCGATGGCGCTCGAACCGCGAGAGCTGGCGGGAGAGCGACGCGCCGAGTCGGGCGCGCGCCATGATCTCGTCGACGTCGTCGACCGTGTTCTGCGCCAGGCGGGCGATGACCTCTCCGGTGTACGGGTCGCGCACCTCGAGCTGCGCGGATGCGGAGGTGGGCGCCTCCATCGTCGCGACGCTCACCGCACGGCTCCGGCGTACGACTTCTGGTGGGCGTCGATCGCGATGATGTCAGAGAGCAGTGCGTATGCGGTCTCGATGCGACCGGCACCGGGGCCGGACATCGTGACGGTGCCGAGCAGGTCGGTCGTGAACGCGACGGCGTTCGTGGCGCCGGAGATGCCGGCGAGCGGGTGGTCTGCGTCCAGCGAGAGCGGCTCCACGGATGCCGTGACGGTGCCGGACTCGTCGCGCGAGACCGTGCCGATCAGTTTCCAATGCTCACCGGCTGCAGCGGCCGCGATCACGTCGCTCGCGGTGATGCCGCTGATGCCGGTGCGGGGCACATCAGCCGTCGTGAGGTCTGCGCCGAGGAGTTCGTTCGCCAGGATGACGACCTTCAGCTGCACGTCGGAGCCTTCGATGTCGGCGGTGGGGTCGGCCTCGGCGTATCCGAGCGCCTGCGCCTCGGCGACGGCATCCTCGAGCGACTTGCCGCCCTCCATCTGGCCGAGCACGAAGTTGCTGGTGCCGTTCAGGATGCCCTGGATGCGCGAGATGCGCAGGCCCTTGAGTGTCTCGCCCGCCAGACGGAGCACGGGCGTTCCGCTCATGACGGAGCCTTCGTACTCGAAGCGCGCGCCGTTCTCCTCGGCCAGGCGGTTGAGCGCGGCGCCGGCGAGCGCGACCGGCCCCTTGTTGGTGGTGGTGACGCTCTTGCCGCTTTCGAGGGCCGCACGCACATGCGAGATCGCGGGCTCGCCGTCGATAGGGTTCGTGAACGTCGCCTCTGAGATGACGTCGGCGGTGGTGTGGCGGATCACGTAGTCGTTGCGGGGCTCTGCGTCGCCGCCCGGCATCCCGGCGAATGTCTCTGTACCGGTCATCGCGAGGGCGGCGTCGAGGTCGATGCCGTCGCTCTGCATGAGGGAGCCGAGGCGGAGGTCGGTGATCGCGACGACCCGCAGGACGAAGCCGAGGTCGTCGGCGAGCGCGGCACCGCGGTCGCGGATGATCTCGGCGAGGGCGCGATTGACGCCTCCGAAGCCGATGAGGGCGAGGTCGTGGTGAGTCACCGGGGTTCTCCTTCTGTGGGTGGGATGTCGCCGGCGGCATCGCCGAGCGGACACGGATCCATCCTCAGCGGCGGTGATGTCCGTGCGCGCCTGGCAGAACGGCAGTGGATCGTGCCGGAATGGCAGCGCCGCAGCCGGATCGTCTGCCGTGTCTGCGGCGGTCACGAATCCGCCGCCGACCCCTTGTGGAGGGGATCGCCAGCGGGGTAGTGTCCCGGCATCCGACCAAGTAATGCGTCATTGGCACACAGATGTGAATATGATGCACATATCAACCCGATTGAGAGCTCCGATGACGCCTCTTCCCGGGGAGAAATCCCTCCCCAACGTCTTGCCGAACACGACGGCCACGCAAGTGCCGCTCCGCCGCCTCCAGCGCACGATGGATGCCAGACACCTGATCATGATCGCGCTCGGCGGGGTGATCGGCTCCGGCCTGTTCCTCAGCTCCGGCTACACGATCTCGCAGGCAGGTCCCCTCGGCGCGATCGTCGCGTACCTGATCGGCGCCTTCGTCGTCTACCTCGTCATGGCCTGCCTCGGCGAGCTCGCCATCGCCTACCCGGTATCCGGCGCCTTCCACATCTACGCCGCGCGCTCGATCGGGCCGGCGACCGGATTCACGACCGCCTGGCTGTACTGGCTCTGCTGGGTCGTCGCCCTGGGATCGGAGTTCACGGCCGCGGGCATCCTGATGCAGCGCTGGTTCCCCGGAGTCCCCGTATGGCTGTGGTGCCTGATCTTCGCGTCGGTGCTGTTCCTGCTGAACGCGATCTCGGCCCGCGTGTTCGGCGAGGCGGAGTTCTGGTTCTCACTCGTCAAGGTCGTCGCGATCGTCGCCCTGATCGTGCTCGGTGGTGCGGCCATCTTCGGCTTCACGCCGTTGTCGACCGAGTCCTCACCCGCCATCCTCTTCAGCAACTTCGAGACGCCGGGCGGCCTGTTCCCGAACGGCTTCAGCGGCGTGATCGTCACCGCGCTCGCGGTCTTCTACGCCTTCAGCGGCTCGGAGCTCATCGGGGTCGCCGCTGGCGAGACCAAGGACCCGGCCAAGAACATCCCCAAGGCGCTGCGCTCGACCGTGCTGCGACTCGTCGTGCTCTTCGTCGGTGCCATCGCCGTGATCGCCGCGATCCTGCCCTACGACCAGGCCAGCGTCACCAGCAGCCCCTTCGTCGACGTCTTCCAGTACGTGGGAGTGCCCTACGCGCCCGACATCATGAACTTCGTGATCATCACCGCGCTGCTCTCCGCCGGCAACAGCGGACTCTTCTCGTGCGCACGCATGCTGTTCTCGCTCGCGGAGGAGGGCCACGCGCCGAAGGCGTTCACGCGCCTCACGAAGCGGGGAGTGCCGCTCATCGCCCTCAGCGTCAGCATCCTGATCGGTCTGGTCTCGCTGGTCACCAGCGTGGTCGCGGCCGGCACCGTGTACCTCGTGCTGGTCTCCATCGCCGGATTCGCGGTCGTCGCCGTATGGATGTCGATCGTCGCCTCGCAGTTCTTCCACCGGCGCAAGTTCGTGCGTGAAGGGGGGCGGGTGCAGGACCTCGCGTACCGGACCCCGCTCTACCCCGCGCTGCCGATCGTCGCCTTCTCGCTGCTGCTGATCTCGATCATCGCGATCGCGTTCGACCCGAACCAGGTCGCTGCCCTCTACTTCGGGGTGCCGTTCGTCGGCCTCTGCTACCTCTACTTCTGGTGGCGGCACGGGCGCAAGGGCACGCGCAACGACCTCGTGCAGAACCACGAAGCCGCACCCGTCGACGCGTGACGAATCCCGTGTCCGCGGGCGGATGGGTGGAGATCGACCGGAGTGCGATCGCCCACAACATCCGCACGATCCGCGCAGAACTCGGCGACCAGGTCGAGTTCTGCGCGGTCGTGAAGGCCGACGCCTACGGGCACGGGATCGACATCGTGACGCCGCTGCTCGCGGCGCAGCAGGTCGGCATCATCGGGATCGCCTCGAACGATGATGCCGCGGCCGTGCGCGGAGGTGGCTTCACCGGCCGGCTGATGCGGGTGCGCCCCGCGGGCCGGGACGAGATCGACGACGCCATCCGCTTCGGCATCGAGGAGTGGATCGGCGGCGTCGAGCATGCGGGCATCATCAGCGCCGTCGCCGCGGCGCGTGGCATCCGCATCCCGGTGCACCTCTCGCTCAACTCGACCGGACTCGGCCGGGACGGGATCGAGGTGGGTGACGTCGGGGGCGTGCGCGCGGCGCGCGCCGTGCGCACGGATCCGCACCTCGAGGTCGTGGGGGTCTGCTCTCACTTCCCCTGCGAAGACGAGGCGGATGTCATCGCGGGGAGCCGCACGTTCGACGCGCAATCCCGCGCTGTGCTCGGCGGCGATGTCGCAGCCGCCGCCGTGATCGACAGTCGCTCGGGCGAGACGATGATCGCGCGGCACTGCGCGACGACCTACGCGGCATTGCACGTGCCGGAGTCCCGGTTCGACCTGGCGCGTATCGGAGCGGCGCTCTATGGAGACACCGATGCGCTGGGCGGTGTTCTGCGCCCGGCGATGCGCGTGGTGTCGCGCATCGCCGCGATCAACTCCTACGCGGGCGGCAGCACAGTGGGATACGACCGCTGGCACCGGCTCGACGCGGATGCGCGCCTGGCGCTCATCCCACTCGGGTACGCCGACGGCTTCCACCGAAGCCTCAGCGGCACCGGAGAGGTGCTCATCCGTGGGCAGCGGGCACGCATCGTGGACCGCATCGCGATGAACAGCTTCCTGGTCGACGTCTCGCACATCTCCGGCGCGGCACCCGCTGACGAGGTCGTGCTCTTCGGGGCTCAGGGTGACCAGGTGATCACCTCCGTGGATGTCGATCGCGCGCACGGCAGCATCGCCGCAGATCTCTACGTCGCGTGGGGACGGCTGCTCCCTCGCCGCACCGTGAGTGCCGCCGGCGCCTCCGGATAGGATGACCGTGGTCTCGAGTCGCAGAAGAGGGGGTGTCGCGGTGGCTTCCTCCTCACTCGTGCAGGGCCTGAGTCTTCTCGACGCGGCTGTCGCGCAGGAACGTCGCGCGCGACCGGGGCTCAACGCCTCCCGCCTCTCCGAGCACACCGAGATCGAACGCAGCCGCGTCTCGCGTCTCACGCAGGAGCTGCGGGCGCGACAGTTCCTCACCAGAGACGACGACGCGCTGTTCTCGGCAGGACCTGCGTTCTTCGGCACGGCCGCCGTGCTCAACGCGGAGTGGCTACGGGCCGCCCGGGTCGCCCTGCGCGCGCTCGCCGCGCAGCTCGGAGTGAACGCGCTGATCACGGTCGCCGACGGTGCGCGGGGCGTGCTGCTGCGGTACGAGAGATCGAGGGACGGGTCCGATCGCTCCATCCGTGAGGGGCTGGTGACACCGATCTGGTGCACGGGCGCTGGTCGTGCGCTGCTGTGGGATCACACGCCCGAGCAGCTGGAAGCACTGCTCGACGACGTGCAGTTCATCGGCGTCGGTGGACCGACCGCCGCGCGTTCGACCGACGATGTGCGCGCGATGCAGGTGCGCGACATCGCCGACGGCCTGATCTCGGCGTCCGAGGAGTACGACGAGGGCATCGACGAGTTCGCTCTTCCGATCCGCCGCGGTGGTGCGGTCATCGCGTCGCTCGCGGTACGAGGGCGGCACAGGTCGAAAGGGGCGACGAAAGAGACGCGTGCTCTGCTCGCCCAGTTCGCTCGTGAGCTGACGGCCGCAGCCGACGGCGCCTGACGATCGGCCGGTTGGCCGTTCGGCGGGCGGTGTTCAGTCAGTGGCGGAGGCGGGAGCGCCGAGCTGCCGCGACAGGGCGCCGGCTGCGCGCGCGCAAGCCTCCCCGCACTCCGCGGTGCGCGCCTGGATCTCCGCACGGGTTCCCACCACCTGTACCGCCCCGACGACCTCGCCGCGGAAATCCCACACGGGCGCGGCCACCGAGTACAGCCCCGGTTCCGCCTCCTGATCGACGATCGTGTAACCGCGCCGCCGGTCCTCGTCGAGCCGTGCCAGGAAGTCGTCGACCGACACCGGTGTGTTCGGCCCCTGGGGGGAGAATTCGGTTGCGGCGAAGATCGCACGCACCTCCGCCGCCGAGGCATCCCACAGGGCGGCGCGTCCGGCATCGCTGCAGTAAGCGGGGTACGCGCGGCCGATCCAGGATCCGATCATGCGAGAATCCGTCGGCAGGCTCTCGAGCGTCGTCAGCGTCGTGTCGCCCTGCAGCACGCTCAGGAACGTGGCCTCGCCGAGGTGCGCGGAGAGTTGCTCCAGCACGGCGAGCCCTTGTGTGCGCAGGCGTTGCGCTGTCAACTCCTGGGCGGCGGCATACCAGCCCCAGGCGAGGGTGAACGAGCGGTCGGGGTGTCGCTCGACGAGTCCGGAACGGTCGAGGGTCGCCAGGGTGCGCGACACCTGCGAGCGCTCGCGGCCGAGTGCGCGAGCGATCTCACCGACGGTGGTCCGGTGGCCGTCCCTGATCAGCGCGGCGAGCGTGGTGAGCACGTCGAGACCACGGCCCATGCTGCTCGACGGCGCAGGGGCTTCGGGGGCGGACGGCATGAATCGAGGCTACCGGTGCGGTCGCCACGGTGGTGTCATCCGCGCGGACGGGAGACAATGGAGCAATGCCCTTCTCGCCGCACGCTCAGCATGCGGCCCCGCGCTCCCCGATCCGGGGGCCTGCGCTGCCGGTCGGTCTCGCGGTGACGGCGCTCGGCATGATGTTCTCCTTGGGGTCGGCGCAGATCGAGCCGCCGTCGACGGTGACGATCCCTGAGCCGGCGGCCGCGATGCAGGTGCCGTCGGTGCAGGTCGGATCGGCCACCGCCGTCGACCCGTGCACGGACGCGTCGGTGCAGAAGGCGCTGGGCGCGGGAGACGACGCCGCGGTGATCGCGGGCTTCGGTGGGGGAGTGAGTTTCCGCGATGCGGTCGTCGCCGGCAACGCGCCCTGTATCTCGCTCAGTGATCCTGCGCGGATCTGGGTCGTCGTGAACAAGGCCCGTCCGCTGGAGCCCGCGGACTACGCCCCGGCGACCCTCGGTGACGTGCCGCTGCAGATGACGACCCTCTCCGGTGAGGTGCGGGCGGATGTCGCGGCGGCCGTCGGCGAGATGGCCGGCGGCGCATCCGATGCGGGTGTCGGTCGGGTCGGCGCGAACAACGGTTACCGCTCCTACGGCCTGCAGGTCACGACCTACGACGCGCACGTGCGTTCGCAGGGCCAGGAGGATGCCGACGCGGGGTCGGCGCGTCCGGGGCACAGCGAGCACCAGACCGGGCTCGCCCTCGACGTCGTGGCGTGCGATGCGCAGTGCGGCGGCCTCGACGGGTTCGGCGCGACCGCTCAGAGTGCGTGGGTGGCGGAGCATGCGTGGGAGTACGGATTCGTGGTGCGCTACGAGGACTCCGGCACGGCGGTGACCGGTTACGCGCCCGAGCCGTGGCACCTGCGGTACATCGGCGTCGACCTCGCCGCGGCGTATCACGACGGCGGATTCCACACGCTCGAGGAGTTCTTCGGGCTCCCCGCGGCACCCGACTACACGCACTGATCCCGGCCGCTCGGCCTCGTTTGCGGCATCCGACAATCGCGGTACCCAGTCTCACTGTCTGTGGGATGCATTCTCACAATGGCCTGTCTTCGCGACCGCCGGCGACATAGACTTCCGGGAGCAAAGACGCACGAGACGTTCAGGAGGACGCGATGGAACGCGACATCTACGAAGAGGATCACGAGGCTTTCCGCGACCTCGTCAAGGATTTCGTCAAGCGCTACGTGACGAACGAGGCGATCGAGCGCTGGGACGCCGCCGGCGAGGTCGACCGCGACACGATGCGCGCCGCAGGCGAGGCCGGGATCATCGGCCTGTCGGTCCCCGAGGAGTTCGGTGGCGCCGGGATGCTGCAGGACTACCGCTTCCGTGCGGTCGTGAACGAGGAGATCATCGCGGCCGGTGCCGGTTCGCTCGCAGGCGCGTTCGGCATCCAGGACGACCTCGCCGT
The sequence above is drawn from the Candidatus Microbacterium colombiense genome and encodes:
- a CDS encoding homoserine dehydrogenase translates to MTHHDLALIGFGGVNRALAEIIRDRGAALADDLGFVLRVVAITDLRLGSLMQSDGIDLDAALAMTGTETFAGMPGGDAEPRNDYVIRHTTADVISEATFTNPIDGEPAISHVRAALESGKSVTTTNKGPVALAGAALNRLAEENGARFEYEGSVMSGTPVLRLAGETLKGLRISRIQGILNGTSNFVLGQMEGGKSLEDAVAEAQALGYAEADPTADIEGSDVQLKVVILANELLGADLTTADVPRTGISGITASDVIAAAAAGEHWKLIGTVSRDESGTVTASVEPLSLDADHPLAGISGATNAVAFTTDLLGTVTMSGPGAGRIETAYALLSDIIAIDAHQKSYAGAVR
- a CDS encoding amino acid permease, with product MTPLPGEKSLPNVLPNTTATQVPLRRLQRTMDARHLIMIALGGVIGSGLFLSSGYTISQAGPLGAIVAYLIGAFVVYLVMACLGELAIAYPVSGAFHIYAARSIGPATGFTTAWLYWLCWVVALGSEFTAAGILMQRWFPGVPVWLWCLIFASVLFLLNAISARVFGEAEFWFSLVKVVAIVALIVLGGAAIFGFTPLSTESSPAILFSNFETPGGLFPNGFSGVIVTALAVFYAFSGSELIGVAAGETKDPAKNIPKALRSTVLRLVVLFVGAIAVIAAILPYDQASVTSSPFVDVFQYVGVPYAPDIMNFVIITALLSAGNSGLFSCARMLFSLAEEGHAPKAFTRLTKRGVPLIALSVSILIGLVSLVTSVVAAGTVYLVLVSIAGFAVVAVWMSIVASQFFHRRKFVREGGRVQDLAYRTPLYPALPIVAFSLLLISIIAIAFDPNQVAALYFGVPFVGLCYLYFWWRHGRKGTRNDLVQNHEAAPVDA
- the alr gene encoding alanine racemase, with translation MTNPVSAGGWVEIDRSAIAHNIRTIRAELGDQVEFCAVVKADAYGHGIDIVTPLLAAQQVGIIGIASNDDAAAVRGGGFTGRLMRVRPAGRDEIDDAIRFGIEEWIGGVEHAGIISAVAAARGIRIPVHLSLNSTGLGRDGIEVGDVGGVRAARAVRTDPHLEVVGVCSHFPCEDEADVIAGSRTFDAQSRAVLGGDVAAAAVIDSRSGETMIARHCATTYAALHVPESRFDLARIGAALYGDTDALGGVLRPAMRVVSRIAAINSYAGGSTVGYDRWHRLDADARLALIPLGYADGFHRSLSGTGEVLIRGQRARIVDRIAMNSFLVDVSHISGAAPADEVVLFGAQGDQVITSVDVDRAHGSIAADLYVAWGRLLPRRTVSAAGASG
- a CDS encoding IclR family transcriptional regulator C-terminal domain-containing protein; amino-acid sequence: MASSSLVQGLSLLDAAVAQERRARPGLNASRLSEHTEIERSRVSRLTQELRARQFLTRDDDALFSAGPAFFGTAAVLNAEWLRAARVALRALAAQLGVNALITVADGARGVLLRYERSRDGSDRSIREGLVTPIWCTGAGRALLWDHTPEQLEALLDDVQFIGVGGPTAARSTDDVRAMQVRDIADGLISASEEYDEGIDEFALPIRRGGAVIASLAVRGRHRSKGATKETRALLAQFARELTAAADGA
- a CDS encoding IclR family transcriptional regulator; amino-acid sequence: MPSAPEAPAPSSSMGRGLDVLTTLAALIRDGHRTTVGEIARALGRERSQVSRTLATLDRSGLVERHPDRSFTLAWGWYAAAQELTAQRLRTQGLAVLEQLSAHLGEATFLSVLQGDTTLTTLESLPTDSRMIGSWIGRAYPAYCSDAGRAALWDASAAEVRAIFAATEFSPQGPNTPVSVDDFLARLDEDRRRGYTIVDQEAEPGLYSVAAPVWDFRGEVVGAVQVVGTRAEIQARTAECGEACARAAGALSRQLGAPASATD
- a CDS encoding M15 family metallopeptidase — translated: MPFSPHAQHAAPRSPIRGPALPVGLAVTALGMMFSLGSAQIEPPSTVTIPEPAAAMQVPSVQVGSATAVDPCTDASVQKALGAGDDAAVIAGFGGGVSFRDAVVAGNAPCISLSDPARIWVVVNKARPLEPADYAPATLGDVPLQMTTLSGEVRADVAAAVGEMAGGASDAGVGRVGANNGYRSYGLQVTTYDAHVRSQGQEDADAGSARPGHSEHQTGLALDVVACDAQCGGLDGFGATAQSAWVAEHAWEYGFVVRYEDSGTAVTGYAPEPWHLRYIGVDLAAAYHDGGFHTLEEFFGLPAAPDYTH